In Lycium barbarum isolate Lr01 chromosome 9, ASM1917538v2, whole genome shotgun sequence, the DNA window aacgAGACATTTCCGATTTTTGTCGTCGGATAAGGAAGAAACAGATACCAAAATGGAGCCAGCCTGTCAATAAGGAAACAGTAAAGTATAAATGGTACTTTAGTTTAACCATGGTTTAAGTGGCTGTTTTGGTTAAACAATTGCTGGCCCTTAGATCTGCAAGTGTCCACATGTCAGCAAATCAGTCCCCCACTGGACAAACTGGACACTCCCTGTACTGGAGGGGAGCTGCGTCCCTTTTATAGAAGTCGTTACATTGAATGTGGGGTCTCATCAATAATATATATAGGTACAAAGAGAGTTAAACAATTGTATATGTAATAGCTTATGCGTAGATACATTAATTAAAAGAATATATGTGCATCTCATCATTTTCAAATCCTAATCCCGTCATGTCCAACTTCCCCCTTATTTAAACCTCTCTATGCCTCTAAACCCCTCCACACATTTGTTAGTCAACTTGAGAACTCATAACATTTCTTCTCCTCCTTGCTCTTTTTTCCCACTAAATCTATCAAGAAACTACAAGAACAAAAGTTGAGTTTATTGCATATTtctaaaacttacctttgatgaatCAATATTGCAATAGTCCTTGTTCACCTCTAATGGTTCATGCACTTGAACAAGAAGACTTATTTGCTGGAAGATGCATACTAGTAAATGGTCCTGTCATTGTTGGTGCTGGTCCTTCGGGGCTAGCAGTTGGCGCGGGCCTTAAACAACAAGGGGTTCCCTTTGTAATCTTGGACCGCGCCAACTGCATTGCGTCCTTATGGCAAACCAGGACATATGATCGCCTTAAACTTCACCTCCCGAGACAATTCTGTGAATTGccttacttcccatttccagaaCACTTCCCAGAGTATCCCACTAAGTACCAATTCGTTAGCTACCTCGAATCTTATGCCAAGAACTTCGAGATCAACCCACGATTCAATGAGTCGGTCCACACTGCTAAGTATGATGAAACTTGCGGTTTATGGAGGGTGAAGACAGTGTGTAAGAATGGTTCAGTCACTGAATATATATGCAGGTGGCTTGTGGTTGCCACAGGAGAGAATGCAGAAAAGGTGGTGCCTGAATTCGAAGGATTAGAAAATTTTGGTGGACATGTTATGCATGCGTGTGACTATAAAACAGGGGAATCTTATGAAGGGAAGAATGTGTTAGTTGTTGGATGTGGCAATTCAGGCATGGAAGTTTCACTTGATCTTTGCCACCATAATGCAAGTCCATCCATGGTCGTTCGAAGCTCGGTAAATCTTATTTTCTCAACCAAATTCTTTCATAAGCGACATGACTTACGTCTGCCATGAGAAAACACTCCATTTTCTTGAGCGCATCTTTCCACACTAACAAATATTATATATGTTTGTGTACTTCATTTACTAGAAAATCTGCAATACGATATCTCCAATTCCACACAAGTATATATAATCTAATGATATCTTATGACTTCTTCATGAACAGGTTCATGTTTTGCCAAGGGAAATTCTTGGAAAATCGACGTTTGAGTTAGgagtttcattgatgaaatggcTATCAATTGATGTAGTTGACAAGATATTGCTAGTTGCAGCAAGGTTACTTCTTGGAAATATAGAAAAGTATGGTTTAAAAAGGCCATCCATTGGACCTTTACAGCTCAAGAACACAGAAGGGAAGACTCCCGTCTTAGACATAGGTGCATTA includes these proteins:
- the LOC132610109 gene encoding probable indole-3-pyruvate monooxygenase YUCCA3 — encoded protein: MNQYCNSPCSPLMVHALEQEDLFAGRCILVNGPVIVGAGPSGLAVGAGLKQQGVPFVILDRANCIASLWQTRTYDRLKLHLPRQFCELPYFPFPEHFPEYPTKYQFVSYLESYAKNFEINPRFNESVHTAKYDETCGLWRVKTVCKNGSVTEYICRWLVVATGENAEKVVPEFEGLENFGGHVMHACDYKTGESYEGKNVLVVGCGNSGMEVSLDLCHHNASPSMVVRSSVHVLPREILGKSTFELGVSLMKWLSIDVVDKILLVAARLLLGNIEKYGLKRPSIGPLQLKNTEGKTPVLDIGALQKIRSGGIKIVPGIKKFSQGKVEFVNGEILEIDCVILATGYCSNVPSWLKESEFFSREGFPKSPFPNGWKGKAGLYAVGFTRRGLSGASLDAIKVSQDIGKFWKEEIKQKNQSVAVACLRRSKLPF